The genomic interval CTGATTTATATAGAATTACGACCGGAGAAGTGAAGAGACTGAGTTGACCTGCTGCTTCAGGGAGTTTATCAGCAAGAAAGTAAATCGCAGGAATATCGGTTTCTTTTACAATTGATGCGACTTTCGGATAATCTGCATGACAGACAGAACAATCAGTAGTCATGACATAAACTAACGCTTTATCGTTTTTATTTAGAAATGAAAGCACTTCTTCATATTGATGAATCTGTTTCATGTGAAACTCCTTTGTCATATTATTTTAATAATAGTTGATAGAAGTC from Macrococcus armenti carries:
- a CDS encoding thioredoxin family protein; protein product: MKQIHQYEEVLSFLNKNDKALVYVMTTDCSVCHADYPKVASIVKETDIPAIYFLADKLPEAAGQLSLFTSPVVILYKSEREYHRQARIIDFDTLRLRIDQLIQE